A portion of the Krasilnikovia cinnamomea genome contains these proteins:
- a CDS encoding class II lanthipeptide, LchA2/BrtA2 family, with protein sequence MKNDQNDILARHDEAELIELSEADTYGGSTWACATVTLATAVVCPSTACSRSC encoded by the coding sequence ATGAAGAACGACCAGAACGACATTCTCGCCCGGCACGACGAGGCGGAACTCATCGAGCTCAGCGAGGCCGACACCTACGGCGGTTCCACCTGGGCTTGCGCCACGGTGACGCTGGCGACCGCCGTGGTCTGCCCGTCCACCGCCTGCTCGCGGTCCTGCTGA
- a CDS encoding plantaricin C family lantibiotic yields the protein MYEGDVALLEEIDEQDFEGVAYGACTTNTFSLSNVLGNNGGWCTLTRECQRSCN from the coding sequence ATGTACGAAGGCGATGTCGCCCTGCTCGAGGAGATCGACGAGCAGGACTTCGAGGGCGTGGCGTACGGCGCGTGCACCACGAACACGTTCTCGCTGTCCAACGTCCTGGGGAACAACGGGGGCTGGTGCACCCTGACCCGCGAGTGCCAGCGCAGCTGCAACTGA
- a CDS encoding MFS transporter: MTAGDPQRHRADFRRLWAADALSQVGGQVSVLALPLAAVQATHASTLQVAILPALQTVAFLVLGLPAGVWSDRVRRRPLIISADLGRLVLLGSIPVAALLGVLTIWQLYVVALSVGVFTVFFDVAFQSYVPAVVDRKSLVKANSRLEVNRTVAAAAGPAMAGYLVQWLTAPIAIAVNAVTFAWSAAWVSTIGTKEPKPAPAPGVKLRRQVAEGIRFIFGHPTLRVIASYNGTAMTFYSAQGAVEVVFLLRELHVSPATTGLLFAGGSAASLLGAVCADRMTRAIGRHRALPLFTTLAGLGALLLPLTDGGWRLALFSLGSAISGFCLIAYNVVQISFRQSVCPDHLLGRMSATMRTVTLGVTAFGAILGGLLGTWFGVRTALWITAVGALAASLWFARMPRAGTPDAVAGGPSTDRLPAPSAPGRP; encoded by the coding sequence GTGACAGCAGGTGACCCGCAGCGTCACCGTGCCGACTTCCGCCGGCTGTGGGCCGCGGACGCGTTGAGCCAGGTCGGCGGCCAGGTGAGCGTGCTGGCGTTACCGCTGGCCGCCGTCCAGGCAACGCACGCGAGCACCCTGCAGGTGGCGATCCTTCCGGCGCTTCAGACGGTCGCCTTTCTCGTCCTGGGATTGCCGGCCGGGGTGTGGTCCGACCGGGTACGCCGTCGGCCGCTCATCATCTCGGCCGATCTCGGGCGGCTCGTCCTGCTCGGGAGCATTCCCGTGGCGGCGCTGCTGGGGGTTCTGACCATCTGGCAGTTGTATGTGGTGGCGCTGAGCGTCGGAGTGTTCACCGTGTTCTTCGACGTTGCATTCCAGTCGTACGTGCCTGCCGTCGTGGACCGGAAGTCTCTGGTCAAGGCCAACAGCCGGCTCGAGGTCAACCGCACCGTGGCCGCGGCCGCCGGGCCGGCCATGGCCGGCTACCTCGTGCAATGGCTGACCGCACCGATCGCCATCGCGGTCAACGCCGTGACTTTCGCCTGGTCGGCGGCATGGGTGTCCACCATCGGCACCAAGGAACCGAAACCGGCGCCGGCTCCCGGCGTGAAACTGCGACGGCAGGTCGCCGAGGGGATCCGCTTCATCTTCGGACACCCGACGCTGCGGGTCATCGCCTCCTACAACGGCACGGCGATGACGTTCTACTCGGCGCAGGGCGCCGTCGAAGTGGTGTTCCTGCTTCGGGAACTGCACGTCTCGCCCGCCACCACCGGACTGCTCTTCGCCGGTGGCAGCGCCGCAAGTCTTCTGGGTGCGGTCTGCGCCGACCGGATGACTCGAGCGATCGGACGGCATCGGGCGCTGCCGCTGTTCACGACGCTGGCCGGCCTGGGTGCACTGCTGCTGCCGCTCACCGACGGTGGGTGGAGACTGGCACTGTTCTCGCTGGGCTCCGCCATCTCGGGGTTCTGCCTCATCGCGTACAACGTGGTTCAAATCAGCTTCCGCCAATCGGTTTGCCCGGATCACCTCCTCGGCCGGATGAGCGCCACCATGCGCACTGTCACGCTCGGCGTCACCGCCTTCGGCGCGATCCTCGGTGGCTTGCTGGGCACCTGGTTCGGCGTGCGGACGGCGTTGTGGATCACCGCCGTCGGTGCGCTGGCGGCCAGTCTGTGGTTCGCCCGAATGCCGAGGGCCGGCACGCCGGACGCGGTCGCCGGGGGCCCGTCGACCGACCGTCTGCCCGCGCCGTCGGCCCCGGGGAGGCCATAG
- a CDS encoding class I SAM-dependent methyltransferase: MSASRPIDAAFFDDLFGAYERSPAIRALMRSALDERLPVEVEPYSFVTMNALEAIAQQLRLSTDALLVDLACGRGGPGMWITRATGARLIGVDFSAVAVTQARARIAAFRLQDRAEFRIGELHATGLTDAQADALLCVDSVQFAGDPRLVAQEAARVLRPGGSLVFTGWEPRETGDHRLPECFVNLDFGGLLRTAGFDEVAVTHRPDLQRRQQAVFRRALATDPGRDRAMTQLRAEAVRMLPLMPLLRRVHITAVRARR, encoded by the coding sequence TTGTCAGCATCACGGCCGATAGATGCCGCGTTCTTCGACGATCTGTTTGGTGCGTACGAGCGGTCTCCCGCTATCCGCGCGCTGATGCGCTCCGCGCTCGACGAGCGGCTTCCCGTCGAGGTCGAGCCGTACTCGTTCGTCACCATGAACGCGCTCGAGGCGATCGCGCAGCAGCTGCGGCTCTCCACGGACGCGCTGCTGGTGGACCTGGCCTGTGGACGCGGCGGGCCAGGGATGTGGATCACCAGGGCCACCGGGGCACGACTGATCGGCGTGGACTTCTCGGCCGTCGCCGTGACGCAGGCGCGAGCGCGGATCGCGGCGTTCCGGCTCCAGGACAGGGCGGAGTTCCGGATCGGCGAACTCCACGCGACCGGGCTCACCGACGCACAGGCTGATGCGCTCCTGTGCGTCGACTCGGTTCAGTTCGCCGGCGATCCGCGGCTCGTCGCGCAGGAGGCTGCCCGTGTGCTGCGGCCAGGAGGCTCGCTGGTCTTCACCGGCTGGGAGCCGCGAGAGACCGGAGACCACCGCCTTCCCGAGTGCTTTGTCAACCTCGACTTCGGCGGCCTGCTCAGGACCGCCGGTTTCGACGAGGTCGCCGTCACCCATCGCCCCGACCTGCAGCGACGGCAGCAGGCGGTGTTCCGGCGAGCGCTGGCGACCGATCCGGGACGCGACCGCGCTATGACGCAGTTGCGTGCCGAGGCAGTCCGCATGCTGCCGCTCATGCCACTGCTCCGGCGCGTGCACATCACCGCCGTTCGGGCGCGCCGCTGA
- a CDS encoding AfsR/SARP family transcriptional regulator, whose amino-acid sequence MFRDVSGDLRDDRAANHDVGQPEVTFGLLGPLTVSVGDVPVIVGAAKMRALLASLLLRRGEVLSVDSLVERLWGDDLPSDARNAVQTYIRRLRTLLGTARSIIVTSPPGYYIDVPPSAVDIDRFRAHVQLAGSAQARGDIEAEVRELRAGLALWRGTPLSDVSSESLHRDEQPLLIEERLQALERRIDADLRAGRQVEVIAELRALTTEFPLRERLWHHLILALYRSHRQAEALNAFRDVSALLREELGVDPCGELTQLHHRILTADPSLHPPSHAAAGSWVAPSQLPPEVNDFVGRAELVDRVTSQVARPPQASGGLPLVVLSGPPGVGKTELALHVAHRLRNDFPDGQLFVNLRGFSSDASVRPEEALSGFLSALGAPANRVPHNPDQQRALFRSMLAGRRVLLVLDNAGSPEQVRPLLPGSPSCSVIVTSRDNLSGLSAVNGAHRVPVDPVTALEAEALLSRIIGADRIDSEPQAVAKLATACGFLPLALRIAASNVAAAPGQTIAGHAEDLRSDDRLVALTIDGDDQASVRIAFDHSYRELEPETARLFRLVSLAPGPDFDRYTAASLAGVSPAVARRTLSRLAMANLVQHHGSDRYRFHDLIREYATAQASHDGPEACLAALRRLLDYYLCTCEAASQLLYPDLPRLRKAEQAAASVRPSWTDSLEALDWLEKEVMNLVSIIREPALQECGAPVWLLADSLLGFFIRQRQDSAWLTTLQSALAAAERVGDRTATAALQRGRGRLHFRRNEFADSLACYRRSVEISREIGDRAGEGRDLIGLGSVAFEMQDYLEAARYMEEALPLLRDSGHREGGTTALMNLGIALLMLGDADRGVKCLTGSRSLAEELNLRNLSHRATAGLAMLQSWRGAFDEAAKEFESVLDSWTELGYVEGQAETLRNLAEVRLESGHAEEAIDLAQQSLGLAEQADAKWMVMGAHVTLGEAHLALGDVEAAHERLTIAASLTAPGCGYWYPYTVLGLAGCRRITGDHEGAVGLAREVVENQRPRLRARAHAELARIASALGNDAEAVDHARLACDISGAYGYRPEGERARGILRELHELPPSDT is encoded by the coding sequence ATGTTCCGGGACGTGTCGGGCGATCTTCGGGACGACAGGGCCGCGAACCACGATGTGGGCCAGCCCGAGGTGACGTTCGGACTTCTCGGACCGCTGACGGTCTCCGTCGGCGACGTGCCGGTCATCGTCGGCGCGGCGAAGATGCGGGCCCTCCTGGCGAGCCTGCTGCTGCGGCGGGGCGAGGTGTTGTCCGTCGACTCGCTCGTGGAGCGACTCTGGGGTGATGACCTGCCGTCGGACGCCCGCAACGCGGTCCAGACCTACATCCGCAGGCTGCGCACCCTGCTCGGCACCGCCCGATCCATCATCGTGACGAGCCCGCCGGGCTACTACATCGACGTCCCGCCCAGCGCGGTCGACATCGACCGGTTTCGCGCCCACGTGCAACTGGCTGGCTCGGCGCAAGCCCGCGGAGACATCGAAGCGGAGGTCCGGGAGCTGCGGGCCGGACTTGCGCTCTGGCGAGGAACGCCGCTGTCCGACGTGAGCTCCGAGTCGCTGCACCGCGACGAGCAGCCACTGTTGATCGAAGAGCGTTTGCAGGCCCTGGAACGACGGATAGACGCCGATCTAAGAGCTGGCCGCCAGGTTGAGGTGATTGCGGAACTGCGAGCCCTGACCACCGAGTTCCCGCTCCGCGAGCGCCTCTGGCATCACCTGATTCTGGCGCTGTACCGCTCCCACCGGCAGGCCGAGGCGCTGAACGCCTTCCGCGACGTGAGCGCCCTGCTCCGCGAGGAGCTCGGTGTCGATCCCTGCGGTGAGCTGACCCAACTCCATCACCGGATTCTCACCGCCGATCCATCGCTGCACCCGCCCAGCCACGCGGCGGCCGGCAGCTGGGTGGCCCCCAGCCAGCTACCTCCCGAGGTCAACGATTTCGTCGGCCGTGCCGAGCTGGTCGATCGTGTGACGTCGCAGGTCGCCCGGCCACCCCAGGCGAGCGGCGGGCTGCCGCTGGTCGTCCTGTCCGGACCGCCGGGCGTCGGCAAGACCGAACTGGCGCTCCACGTTGCCCACCGACTCCGGAACGATTTCCCGGACGGTCAGCTCTTCGTGAACCTGCGAGGGTTCTCGTCCGACGCATCGGTCCGGCCGGAGGAGGCGCTAAGCGGATTCCTGAGTGCCCTCGGAGCCCCCGCCAATCGGGTGCCACACAACCCGGACCAGCAGCGCGCCCTGTTCCGTTCGATGCTGGCCGGACGACGAGTCCTCCTAGTGCTCGACAACGCGGGCTCCCCCGAACAGGTGCGGCCGCTGCTGCCGGGCTCACCCAGCTGCTCAGTGATCGTGACCAGCCGAGACAACCTGTCCGGCCTCTCCGCCGTCAACGGCGCTCATCGCGTGCCGGTTGATCCGGTGACCGCACTCGAGGCAGAGGCGTTGCTGTCGCGGATCATCGGTGCTGATCGGATCGACTCGGAGCCGCAGGCGGTGGCCAAACTCGCCACCGCCTGCGGTTTTCTGCCCCTCGCGCTGCGGATCGCCGCGTCGAATGTCGCCGCGGCGCCGGGACAGACCATTGCCGGACACGCGGAAGACCTGAGATCTGACGACCGGCTCGTCGCACTGACCATTGACGGCGACGATCAGGCGTCCGTACGGATAGCTTTCGACCACTCGTATCGCGAACTCGAGCCGGAAACCGCCCGCCTGTTTCGCCTCGTAAGCCTCGCGCCCGGGCCCGACTTCGACCGGTACACCGCGGCCAGTCTGGCCGGCGTGAGTCCGGCGGTCGCCCGGCGGACGCTTTCCCGGCTTGCCATGGCGAATCTGGTGCAGCACCACGGGTCGGACAGGTACCGGTTCCATGACTTGATCAGGGAATACGCCACGGCACAGGCGAGCCACGACGGTCCGGAGGCATGTCTTGCCGCCCTTCGGCGACTGCTGGACTACTACCTGTGTACCTGCGAGGCGGCCAGCCAACTGCTATACCCGGACCTTCCCCGGCTGCGCAAGGCCGAACAGGCCGCGGCCTCGGTCCGCCCGTCGTGGACGGATTCTCTCGAGGCGCTCGACTGGTTGGAGAAGGAGGTGATGAATCTGGTCTCGATCATTCGCGAACCCGCGCTCCAGGAATGCGGAGCGCCGGTGTGGCTGCTGGCCGACAGCCTGCTCGGGTTCTTCATCCGGCAACGCCAGGACAGCGCGTGGCTGACGACCCTTCAATCGGCGCTCGCCGCCGCGGAGCGGGTCGGCGACCGGACCGCCACGGCGGCGTTGCAGCGCGGCCGTGGCCGGCTGCATTTCCGGCGCAACGAGTTCGCTGATTCACTCGCGTGTTATCGACGCTCCGTGGAAATCTCCCGCGAGATCGGTGACCGCGCTGGCGAAGGGCGTGACCTGATCGGTCTGGGCAGTGTGGCCTTCGAAATGCAGGATTACCTGGAGGCGGCGCGCTACATGGAGGAGGCGCTGCCGCTGCTGCGCGACAGCGGCCACCGCGAGGGTGGGACCACAGCCCTCATGAACCTCGGCATCGCACTGCTCATGCTCGGGGATGCCGATCGAGGCGTGAAGTGCCTCACCGGCAGCCGGTCGCTCGCGGAGGAGCTCAATCTACGGAACCTGAGCCATCGGGCGACCGCCGGTCTGGCGATGCTCCAATCGTGGCGGGGCGCGTTCGACGAGGCTGCGAAGGAATTCGAATCGGTCCTGGATAGCTGGACTGAATTGGGGTATGTCGAGGGCCAGGCAGAGACTCTCCGAAATCTGGCGGAAGTCCGCCTTGAATCGGGCCATGCGGAAGAGGCAATCGATCTGGCGCAGCAGTCACTCGGCCTCGCGGAGCAGGCAGACGCAAAATGGATGGTGATGGGCGCGCATGTGACACTCGGGGAGGCGCACCTCGCGCTGGGAGATGTCGAAGCCGCACACGAGAGGCTGACCATCGCGGCAAGCCTCACGGCCCCTGGGTGCGGCTACTGGTACCCGTACACGGTGCTCGGGCTGGCCGGGTGCCGCCGTATCACTGGCGACCACGAGGGGGCTGTCGGGCTCGCGCGTGAGGTCGTGGAAAACCAGCGGCCCCGCCTCCGGGCCCGGGCGCACGCCGAGCTCGCCCGGATCGCGTCAGCGCTCGGCAACGACGCCGAGGCCGTCGACCACGCTCGATTGGCCTGCGACATCAGCGGCGCTTACGGCTATCGGCCGGAGGGGGAGCGCGCCCGTGGCATCCTGCGGGAGCTTCATGAACTGCCGCCATCCGACACATAG
- a CDS encoding TfuA domain-containing protein produces the protein MVVIIDGYFHQVASVRHKEILQTLARRVTVIGCSSLGALRAAELVPYGMVGNGVVFEMYRAGAIDADDEVAVVHGEAPEYRKFGMPLVSLRHAVAMAQQDGAVSAPEGAGLVAACRGLPYSARSWRAVEAVLSRDDPEHAGAVRRLRGYLAQHPEHADVKAADAIDTLKRLAELGARRSVCDEGWIDSPRWRNRLLHEWHAEFAGSWVDGIHVSDRAVMQYQQIYRNDLAQRWSTFALRGIRDGAELRAADVPDGGLEAAVLAVAAAYGVDDSRLTPEQRAEWLTPQEADGLESDAAVLRVLVRSYSPPRGILDLIVAEPELVTDQAARVAVAESFVVNAEVVSWAPKNGLAYLRHSVLRDHLAARWGSDDERSLTAAARDRGFVSLVEAVEAVRPFFLRHHLSMAVATPAARLEELT, from the coding sequence ATGGTCGTAATCATCGACGGCTATTTCCACCAGGTCGCTTCCGTGCGTCACAAGGAGATCCTGCAGACGCTGGCGAGGCGGGTGACGGTGATCGGGTGCAGCAGTCTAGGCGCCCTGCGCGCTGCGGAGCTGGTCCCGTACGGCATGGTCGGCAACGGTGTCGTGTTCGAGATGTACCGCGCTGGCGCGATCGATGCCGATGACGAGGTGGCCGTCGTTCACGGGGAGGCCCCCGAATATCGGAAGTTCGGCATGCCGCTGGTGAGCCTGCGTCACGCGGTGGCGATGGCCCAGCAGGACGGCGCGGTGTCCGCTCCGGAGGGAGCCGGACTCGTCGCGGCCTGCCGCGGGCTGCCCTATTCCGCACGTAGCTGGCGGGCCGTCGAGGCGGTCCTCTCGCGTGACGACCCAGAGCACGCCGGTGCGGTCCGCCGGCTCCGCGGCTACCTGGCTCAGCATCCGGAACATGCAGATGTGAAGGCTGCTGACGCCATCGACACGCTGAAACGTCTGGCGGAGCTGGGCGCTCGCCGCTCCGTTTGCGACGAGGGCTGGATCGACTCACCGCGGTGGCGTAACCGGCTGCTGCACGAGTGGCATGCCGAATTCGCCGGCTCCTGGGTCGACGGCATCCATGTCAGCGACCGCGCTGTCATGCAGTACCAGCAGATATACCGGAACGATCTGGCTCAGCGATGGTCGACGTTCGCGCTCCGCGGCATTCGTGACGGGGCCGAGCTTCGTGCCGCGGACGTTCCTGACGGAGGTCTGGAGGCCGCCGTCCTGGCGGTAGCGGCCGCCTACGGCGTCGATGACAGCAGGCTGACGCCGGAGCAGCGGGCCGAGTGGTTGACTCCGCAGGAGGCCGACGGACTGGAGTCCGACGCCGCGGTGCTGCGCGTGCTGGTACGCAGCTACAGCCCGCCGCGCGGCATCCTGGACCTGATCGTCGCGGAGCCGGAGCTGGTGACCGACCAGGCCGCGCGGGTGGCGGTTGCGGAGTCGTTCGTGGTCAACGCGGAAGTGGTCAGTTGGGCGCCGAAGAACGGCCTCGCGTACCTGCGGCACAGTGTCCTTCGAGACCACCTGGCCGCGCGGTGGGGAAGCGATGACGAGCGGTCCCTGACGGCTGCCGCCCGCGACCGCGGTTTCGTGTCGCTGGTCGAGGCCGTCGAGGCTGTGCGCCCGTTCTTCCTGAGACACCATCTGTCGATGGCTGTGGCCACACCCGCCGCCCGTCTCGAGGAGCTGACGTGA
- a CDS encoding YcaO-like family protein, with protein MSVPVRHGQSADRKVFRDGTHRVRTPEETWNIIAPRFGHYGITRIADVTGLDVIGIPVAMAVRPLAQSLSVAQGKGQTMLLAKVSAAMESVEHWHAEHATPAVCAKTVPGRELHLPYALSSLDSEHGCLVTDRTPLDWARATGIVTGRTVPVPLDLVCMARPGRRRWKLTGFKLTSNGLAAGNSVPEAALHALYEVIERDAVQGWPTANPVRSVDPESIDDPGCAALVAKLRSAGVLFEIGYVPSRFRVPCLAVWIWSDDFPVTCLGFGAHLTPAVALSRALTEAAQSRLTAITGSREDLPPVYQQARLGAGERPFTAAATMTWAQVTSDVDDAADLTEELKHLSTTVATVAGCEPLLVDLSTEDDFAVLKVIVPGTGSDLHRFHAPS; from the coding sequence GTGAGCGTGCCCGTGCGACACGGACAATCCGCTGACCGCAAGGTTTTCCGGGACGGCACGCACCGCGTTCGCACGCCCGAGGAGACCTGGAACATCATTGCGCCGCGGTTCGGGCACTACGGCATCACCAGGATCGCGGACGTGACCGGCCTCGACGTGATCGGCATTCCGGTGGCGATGGCGGTACGGCCGCTGGCGCAGAGTCTGAGCGTCGCGCAGGGCAAGGGCCAGACCATGTTGCTTGCCAAGGTCTCCGCGGCCATGGAGAGCGTCGAGCACTGGCATGCGGAACACGCGACCCCGGCGGTCTGCGCGAAGACCGTGCCAGGCCGGGAACTTCACCTGCCCTACGCGCTGTCCAGCCTGGACAGCGAACACGGATGTCTCGTGACCGACCGCACGCCCTTGGACTGGGCCCGAGCCACCGGCATCGTCACCGGACGCACCGTACCCGTGCCCCTCGATCTGGTGTGCATGGCACGTCCGGGTCGGCGTCGTTGGAAGCTGACCGGCTTCAAGCTCACCAGCAACGGGCTCGCCGCGGGAAACTCGGTCCCGGAGGCGGCGCTGCATGCGCTCTATGAGGTGATCGAGCGTGACGCTGTCCAAGGGTGGCCCACCGCCAATCCGGTCCGCTCGGTGGACCCTGAGTCGATCGACGACCCCGGATGTGCGGCGCTGGTGGCGAAGTTGCGATCGGCCGGCGTGCTTTTCGAGATCGGGTACGTGCCGAGCCGGTTCCGGGTGCCCTGTCTCGCCGTGTGGATCTGGAGCGACGACTTCCCGGTGACGTGTCTGGGTTTCGGCGCGCATCTCACGCCGGCAGTCGCGCTCTCCCGGGCGTTGACCGAGGCTGCGCAGAGCCGTCTCACGGCGATCACCGGCAGCCGCGAGGATCTGCCGCCGGTCTACCAGCAGGCGCGGCTCGGCGCAGGCGAGCGGCCGTTCACGGCCGCCGCCACAATGACCTGGGCACAGGTCACCTCTGATGTCGACGACGCCGCCGACCTGACGGAGGAACTGAAACACCTGAGCACGACGGTCGCCACGGTGGCGGGATGCGAACCCTTGCTCGTAGACCTGAGCACCGAGGACGACTTCGCGGTGTTGAAGGTCATCGTTCCCGGCACCGGCTCCGATCTCCATCGTTTTCACGCGCCTAGTTAG
- a CDS encoding amidohydrolase family protein, with protein sequence MLKVRGVVLPEREERSFWIDGDRLRTDPVPGGDLIVDGGWILPGLVDVHTHPGTEGPDAPFDDATLRRHLTDHREAGVLLVRTPGSAERIPDWVDADPDLPRVRSAGPWLATPGRFVPGFGRDVTEAELVAAAVDEAASSSGWCKIIGDWEFGDPALPLDLLTEVVTAVHAVGGRVAAHCQTAEGSRNAVLAGVDSLEHGWYLDQDLLDRMARSGTALVPTLGVLGNRMTEIRARESSARQDWLLKGWEGTLATVRAAEEAGVLVLAGTDSFPCGTIANEVEWLIRGGMSAEAALAAASWKARSWLGLPGLVDGAPADLVVYDVDPTRDPRVLSHPSAIILRGRVFRSPRG encoded by the coding sequence ATGCTGAAGGTTCGCGGTGTAGTCCTACCCGAGAGAGAAGAACGGTCGTTCTGGATCGACGGCGACCGCCTGCGCACTGATCCGGTGCCCGGTGGCGACCTGATTGTCGACGGCGGATGGATCCTGCCCGGTCTGGTGGACGTGCACACCCATCCGGGCACCGAAGGGCCGGATGCCCCGTTTGACGACGCGACGCTGCGTCGACATCTGACCGACCATCGCGAGGCCGGGGTGTTGCTGGTGCGGACACCGGGCTCCGCCGAGCGGATCCCGGACTGGGTCGACGCCGATCCGGATCTTCCTCGGGTGCGCTCGGCTGGACCCTGGCTGGCCACGCCCGGCCGGTTCGTTCCCGGGTTCGGCCGGGACGTCACCGAGGCGGAACTGGTCGCCGCGGCCGTAGATGAGGCCGCTTCCTCCTCAGGGTGGTGCAAGATCATCGGAGACTGGGAGTTCGGCGATCCAGCGCTCCCCCTCGACCTGCTGACCGAGGTCGTCACGGCCGTGCATGCGGTGGGCGGGCGGGTGGCCGCCCATTGCCAGACCGCCGAGGGCAGCCGCAACGCGGTGCTGGCCGGGGTGGACAGTCTGGAGCACGGCTGGTATCTCGACCAGGATCTGCTGGACCGGATGGCCCGCTCCGGTACGGCCCTGGTGCCCACTCTGGGCGTCCTGGGGAACCGGATGACGGAGATCCGGGCCCGTGAATCGAGCGCACGCCAGGATTGGCTGCTCAAGGGTTGGGAGGGGACCCTCGCGACCGTTCGCGCCGCCGAGGAGGCCGGCGTGCTCGTCCTGGCAGGTACCGACAGTTTCCCGTGCGGCACGATCGCTAATGAGGTGGAGTGGCTGATTCGCGGCGGCATGTCGGCGGAGGCTGCGCTCGCCGCCGCCTCCTGGAAGGCCCGGTCCTGGCTGGGTTTGCCCGGACTGGTCGACGGCGCGCCCGCTGATCTGGTCGTGTACGACGTCGATCCGACCAGGGACCCCCGGGTGTTGTCCCATCCCAGCGCCATCATCCTGCGTGGCCGCGTCTTCCGGTCACCGCGCGGTTAA
- a CDS encoding ABC transporter family substrate-binding protein, with protein MLAAFAAAPVAAVGACSSGTAGTGDTPGKSVTNDVTPTARDRLKDGGQLVWPVADIPANFNFLHLDGTLRDNSDIIFALMPSMYLNDAAGNSIWNRNYLAREPRFDTAPRQVVTYRLHEKATWNDGTPITFADFESQWKALNGRNPAFKVANSNGYQNIASVTRGDTDSDVVVTFAQPYTDWQSIFAPLYPKSTTSDPETFNNGWTKRMPGPTAGPFRFAALDQTARTVTIERDPAWWGNPAKLDRIIYRGVDASAAADAVANGEADFYEIAANASLYSRAMQMNGRVNLKRAGAPFYRHITINGARPHLADVRVRQALAMAIDRAAIARALLGPLGFQPQVLNNRIYMLNHAKYRDNAGNIGAYRPDAANALLDEAGWRLSGTTRSKNGAALTIDLVISAGVAESKVESELVRSMLARVGVAVTVRAVPAGDMFSRYVIPGNFDMAAFTWGGRPYPISINQSIFAEPKKDANGQLAVQQNYARSGSAEIDDLFRAATAELNPERAAEMANRIDGKLWQVLPNLPLYQRPDVWVVRTGLVNFGAFAYASKVYEDIGWLA; from the coding sequence GTGCTCGCCGCTTTCGCGGCCGCTCCCGTGGCGGCCGTCGGCGCTTGCTCCAGCGGCACGGCGGGCACCGGCGACACGCCGGGGAAGTCCGTTACCAACGACGTCACCCCGACGGCGCGCGACCGGCTCAAGGATGGTGGACAGCTGGTCTGGCCGGTGGCCGACATTCCGGCGAACTTCAACTTCCTGCACCTCGACGGCACCCTGCGCGACAACTCCGACATCATCTTCGCGCTCATGCCGTCGATGTACCTCAACGACGCGGCCGGCAACTCGATCTGGAACAGGAACTACCTCGCCAGGGAACCCCGGTTCGACACCGCTCCGCGTCAGGTGGTCACGTACCGACTCCACGAGAAGGCGACGTGGAACGACGGAACGCCAATTACTTTCGCCGACTTCGAGTCGCAATGGAAGGCCCTCAACGGCCGTAATCCGGCGTTCAAGGTCGCCAACTCCAACGGCTACCAGAACATCGCGAGCGTCACCCGCGGCGACACTGACAGCGACGTGGTGGTGACCTTCGCGCAGCCCTACACCGACTGGCAGTCCATCTTCGCGCCGCTGTACCCAAAGTCCACCACCTCCGATCCCGAGACGTTCAACAATGGGTGGACCAAGCGAATGCCCGGACCCACCGCGGGCCCGTTCCGGTTCGCGGCCCTGGACCAGACAGCGCGCACGGTGACCATCGAACGCGACCCGGCATGGTGGGGAAACCCGGCGAAGCTCGACCGGATCATCTACCGGGGCGTCGACGCCAGCGCGGCGGCCGACGCGGTCGCCAACGGCGAGGCGGACTTCTACGAAATCGCGGCTAACGCCAGCCTGTACAGCCGCGCAATGCAGATGAACGGCAGGGTCAATCTGAAACGCGCCGGTGCGCCGTTCTACCGGCACATCACCATCAACGGCGCTAGGCCGCACCTGGCCGACGTCCGAGTCCGGCAGGCACTCGCGATGGCGATCGACCGCGCAGCCATAGCCCGGGCACTGCTCGGCCCCTTGGGCTTCCAGCCACAGGTTCTCAACAACCGCATTTACATGCTCAACCACGCGAAGTACCGGGACAACGCGGGGAACATAGGTGCCTATCGTCCGGATGCGGCGAACGCGCTCCTCGACGAGGCCGGTTGGCGGCTGTCCGGCACCACCCGGTCCAAGAACGGCGCGGCCCTGACCATCGACCTTGTCATCTCCGCTGGCGTCGCGGAAAGCAAGGTGGAGTCCGAACTCGTCAGGTCGATGCTCGCGCGGGTCGGGGTCGCGGTCACCGTCCGCGCCGTCCCGGCCGGCGACATGTTCAGCAGGTACGTCATTCCCGGAAACTTCGACATGGCGGCGTTCACCTGGGGCGGTCGGCCCTACCCCATCAGCATCAATCAGTCGATCTTCGCAGAACCGAAGAAGGACGCCAACGGTCAGCTCGCCGTACAGCAGAACTACGCGAGATCCGGGTCTGCGGAGATCGACGACCTGTTCCGGGCTGCGACCGCCGAGCTGAATCCCGAGCGGGCCGCCGAGATGGCCAATCGAATCGACGGGAAACTGTGGCAGGTCCTGCCCAACCTGCCCCTGTATCAACGTCCCGACGTGTGGGTGGTTCGCACCGGCTTGGTCAACTTCGGCGCGTTCGCCTACGCAAGCAAGGTGTACGAGGACATCGGTTGGCTTGCATGA